Proteins encoded by one window of Dioscorea cayenensis subsp. rotundata cultivar TDr96_F1 chromosome 6, TDr96_F1_v2_PseudoChromosome.rev07_lg8_w22 25.fasta, whole genome shotgun sequence:
- the LOC120263081 gene encoding uncharacterized protein LOC120263081: MNCSNKFIELRFALEISKEYVLKSLGKKWRDYKHDLKKRHFKREDGLQVNKDKHPNATIRWQWAQLVDYWYSNKGEDSERLGVASRKQQKYTHTSGSKSFPRKEKEMEVNNGRKVGRLEFFKATHTKKDGSHMNVETEQIMVKANEKLAECETVDEDMQMVETKILTQVIVKERYG, translated from the exons ATGAATTGTTCGAACAAATTTATTGAG TTACGATTTGCTCTTGAGATTTCAAAAGAGTATGTGCTCAAGTCTCTGgggaagaaatggagagattacaaGCATGATTTGAAAAAGCGTCATTTCAAACGAGAAGATGGGTTGCAagtgaacaaagataaacatcCAAATGCAACCATTCGATGGCAATGGGCACAATTAGTTGATTATTGGTATTCAAATAAAGGAGAG GATTCAGAAAGACTTGGGGTTGCTagcagaaaacaacaaaaatatactcatACCTCTGGATCAAAGAGCTTTCctagaaaggaaaaggaaatg GAGGTTAACAATGGAAGAAAAGTAGGACGCCTCgaattttttaaagcaactcATACCAAAAAGGATGGTTCTCACATGAATGTGGAAACTGAACAAATTATG GTTAAAGCAAATGAGAAGTTAGCTGAATGTGAAACAGTAGATGAGGATATGCAAATGGTTGAAACTAAAATTCTAACACAAGTTATTGTAAAAGAACGATATGGGTGA
- the LOC120263082 gene encoding elicitor-responsive protein 1-like, with the protein MDPYVMIQYRNQEQKSSVVKDQGTNPSWNETFKFQVQNAEAAEHHQKLVLRIMDKDIFNVDDFVGQATISVADVISLGVEKGHGELHPSKYSVVLEDRTNCGEIRVGVKRTKFRRRSYKGYTL; encoded by the exons ATGGATCCTTATGTCATGATACAGTATAGGAATCAAGAACAAAAGAGTAGCGTTGTAAAAG ATCAAGGGACGAATCCATCATGGAATGAGACTTTTAAGTTTCAGGTTCAGAATGCAGAAGCTGCAGAGCATCACCAGAAACTTGTCCTTAGAATCATGGATAAAGATATATTCAATgttgatgattttgttggtcAAGCAAC GATTAGTGTTGCTGATGTGATTTCTTTGGGAGTTGAAAAAGGACATGGTGAATTGCATCCTAGTAAGTATAGTGTGGTGCTTGAAGACAGGACTAACTGTGGAGAGATTAGAGTTGGTGTTAAAAGAACAAAGTTCAGACGAAGAAGTTATAAGGGCTATACACTGTAG